From the genome of Vicia villosa cultivar HV-30 ecotype Madison, WI linkage group LG2, Vvil1.0, whole genome shotgun sequence, one region includes:
- the LOC131653602 gene encoding ras-related protein Rab11D, producing the protein MAGYRADDEYDYLFKLVLIGDSGVGKSNLLSRFTRNEFNLESKSTIGVEFATKSLNVDSKVIKAQIWDTAGQERYRAITSAYYRGAVGALLVYDVTRRATFENAARWLKELRDHTDPNIVVMLIGNKSDLRHLVAVPTEDGKSFAERESLYFMETSALEATNVENAFSEVLSQIYHIVSKKAVEAGESGSSSAVPSIGQTINVKEDSSVFKKFGCCSN; encoded by the exons ATGGCTGGCTACAGAGCTGATGACGAGTACGATTACCTCTTCAAACTCGTCCTGATCGGCGATTCCGGAGTTGGAAAATCCAACTTGCTTTCTAGGTTCACCAGAAACGAGTTCAATTTGGAATCCAAATCTACTATTGGCGTTGAATTCGCTACCAAAAGCTTGAATGTTGATTCCAAAGTTATTAAGGCTCAGATTTGGGACACTGCTGGTCAAGAAAG ATACCGTGCCATTACTAGTGCTTACTACCGAGGAGCTGTTGGTGCCTTACTTGTCTATGATGTCACACGCCGTGCTACATTTGAGAATGCTGCCAGATGGTTGAAAGAGTTGAGAGATCACACAGACCCCAACATTGTGGTCATGCTTATTGGAAATAAGTCGGATCTCCGACACCTTGTCGCTGTACCCACAGAAGATGGAAAATCTTTTGCAGAAAGAGAGTCTCTCTACTTCATGGAGACTTCTGCTTTGGAAGCAACCAATGTTGAGAATGCATTCAGTGAGGTTCTTTCTCAGATATACCATATAGTGAGCAAGAAAGCAGTCGAAGCTGGTGAAAGTGGCAGTTCCTCTGCAGTCCCATCTATAGGACAGACAATTAACGTAAAAGAGGATTCTTCGGTTTTCAAGAAATTTGGATGCTGCTCGAACTAG